The following proteins are encoded in a genomic region of Rhizobium sp. CCGE531:
- a CDS encoding AAA domain-containing protein, with amino-acid sequence MEERGQEKWCPQEGDELLAQLRHLRDRGCAPDFYVVAPFVVVQDRMRDVLRSSGLLDGWVENPYQWGRDRIATVHTVQGREAEAVFFILGAPDAQQRGARGWAGGRLNLLNVTATRAKEALYVVGQPEPLENSRRFPVA; translated from the coding sequence ATAGAGGAACGAGGGCAGGAAAAATGGTGCCCGCAGGAGGGCGACGAACTGCTCGCGCAACTACGTCATCTGCGAGATCGAGGATGCGCTCCCGACTTCTATGTCGTGGCTCCGTTCGTCGTGGTGCAGGATCGCATGCGGGACGTATTGCGTTCCAGCGGCTTGCTCGATGGATGGGTCGAGAACCCGTATCAGTGGGGCAGGGACCGGATCGCGACGGTCCATACCGTTCAGGGCCGCGAGGCGGAGGCCGTCTTTTTCATTCTGGGTGCTCCGGACGCCCAGCAGCGGGGCGCGCGCGGTTGGGCTGGCGGTCGTCTCAATTTGCTGAACGTCACGGCGACAAGGGCGAAGGAAGCTCTTTACGTGGTGGGCCAACCGGAGCCTCTGGAAAACAGCAGGCGTTTTCCAGTCGCTTGA
- a CDS encoding Na+/H+ antiporter gives MATIVLELVARRLHLPPAAALIIGGIVLALMPGVPAIKIDPEIVMLIFLPPLLMSGAYFTVWYEFKKHFAEIASLALGAVIFTTLTVGIVFHFLLPGLPWAVGFALGAIVSPPDAVAAGAVLERLHLPSRVSALLEGESLVNDASGLVLLRFAVAATLTGTFSIPEALVSFSWVTSGGVLVGLVVGWTGVWVIRRLRDSELIITATLLLAAISYISAERLNSSGVLSTVATGLILGFHQHETFSASTRVRAQAFWKALVFLLESLVFILVGLSLRGVLDRISGAGQGIGDLAIPVSAVVFTVIMARFVWLFGTGALKRVLPRPKRREPSSLATTTIISWAGMRGVVTLTGALSLPEQIPGRDIILIAAFVVIIVTVLVQGSTLGPLAALLKLASPAEEQCLRENEASAWRRVAEAQYRAILKCSQNEDGSEKHPRLLEQYRHRAEVAAQYEADRDAHESIKVDHFRAVLDALQAGRAEILRMHRAGEIHDRVMRDLEHELDLQEIAAENRL, from the coding sequence ATGGCGACGATCGTGCTCGAGCTTGTTGCGCGGCGTTTGCATCTACCGCCGGCCGCGGCTCTCATCATCGGCGGGATCGTTCTTGCGCTGATGCCCGGCGTTCCGGCGATCAAGATCGATCCGGAAATTGTCATGCTGATCTTTCTGCCGCCGCTCCTGATGAGCGGTGCATATTTCACCGTATGGTACGAATTTAAGAAGCACTTTGCCGAGATAGCCTCTCTCGCGCTTGGCGCCGTGATATTTACGACATTGACCGTTGGAATCGTGTTTCACTTCCTCTTGCCTGGATTGCCATGGGCCGTGGGTTTCGCATTGGGCGCGATTGTCTCGCCACCGGATGCTGTCGCCGCCGGAGCGGTGCTCGAAAGGCTTCATCTTCCGAGCCGAGTTTCGGCTCTTCTGGAAGGCGAGAGCTTGGTCAACGACGCCAGCGGACTTGTGTTGTTACGCTTCGCCGTGGCAGCGACCTTGACCGGCACCTTCAGTATCCCCGAGGCTCTCGTATCTTTCTCATGGGTGACGTCCGGAGGCGTGCTCGTCGGTCTCGTCGTCGGTTGGACCGGTGTTTGGGTGATCCGTCGGTTGCGCGACAGCGAGCTGATCATCACAGCAACGCTCCTGCTCGCCGCGATTTCCTACATCAGCGCCGAACGTCTTAACAGCTCGGGAGTCCTGTCGACGGTCGCAACCGGGCTTATCCTCGGATTCCATCAGCACGAAACCTTTTCAGCTTCGACCCGCGTGCGAGCTCAAGCGTTTTGGAAGGCATTGGTTTTTCTACTGGAGTCCCTTGTTTTCATACTGGTCGGACTCTCGCTTCGAGGCGTTCTCGATCGGATCTCTGGAGCCGGACAGGGCATCGGCGATCTTGCTATCCCGGTCTCAGCCGTTGTTTTCACGGTGATCATGGCACGGTTTGTCTGGTTGTTTGGGACAGGAGCGTTAAAACGCGTCCTGCCGCGTCCCAAGCGCAGAGAGCCTTCGTCACTCGCAACCACAACAATCATAAGCTGGGCGGGTATGCGCGGCGTGGTGACATTGACTGGCGCGTTGTCGCTTCCGGAACAGATACCGGGAAGGGACATAATCCTCATTGCCGCGTTCGTTGTGATCATCGTCACAGTTTTGGTCCAAGGCTCAACTTTAGGCCCGCTTGCCGCTCTCCTCAAATTGGCCAGCCCCGCCGAAGAACAGTGCTTACGCGAAAATGAAGCTTCCGCGTGGAGGCGCGTGGCGGAAGCACAGTATCGCGCGATCCTGAAGTGCTCGCAGAACGAGGATGGCAGTGAAAAGCATCCCCGCCTCCTTGAACAGTACAGGCATCGGGCGGAGGTCGCCGCACAATACGAAGCTGACCGGGACGCGCATGAGAGCATCAAGGTTGATCACTTCAGGGCGGTTCTCGACGCGCTTCAGGCGGGTCGTGCCGAAATCCTGCGGATGCATAGGGCTGGCGAAATCCATGATCGCGTCATGCGGGATCTCGAACATGAGCTTGACCTTCAGGAGATCGCCGCGGAGAACAGACTTTGA
- the hrpB gene encoding ATP-dependent helicase HrpB, with protein MTHKTPSLPELPVSHVLADIGIALADHRRAVLSAPPGAGKTTLVPLYLLEQAWRGDGRIIVLEPRRLAARAAAARMASLLNEQVGDRVGYRMRLDNRISSRTRIEVVTEGVFARMILDDPELSGISTVIFDEFHERSLDADFGLALALDVQSALRDDLRILVMSATLDVERVAALLDHPPVIESMGRSFPIDIRHQDRPAGERIEDTVTRAILDAHASEQGSILAFLPGQAEITRTAERLEGRFGPETMIAPLYGNLSQKEQDAAIRPAPQGTCKIVLATSIAETSITIDGVRIVIDSGLQRLPVFEASTGITRLETVRVSRASADQRAGRAGRTEPGIAIRLWHPGQTAALPAFTPPQILSSDLSGLALDLAHWGVQDPATLAFVDQPPAITLAEARTLLRQLGALDAENGLTACGRLMRELALPPRLAAMVISAAEFGQAREAALLSVLLTEQGLGGQSIDLEDRLRRFKTERGERAEASRRLAGRLAQAAGGNTGAASTLPLAGALLLHAFPDRIALQRGGRGRFVMANGRGAELPETERLAGSQMLVIADLTGRAAQARILAAAEISRAEVEEHLPGEIRTEDQSFFDRASRQVRARRATRLGAIIFEETPLPRPSGEQAARALAEGIRELGIGVLPFSKEAAQLRERIGFLHRTIGEPWPDVSDEALLARLDDWFTPFQTEARGLSDISAGGLSNGLMSLVPHELQRDLGRMAPTHFEAPTGQRHPIQYDGEEPLLTIRVQELFGLKQHPAIGGGRLPLVLELTSPAHRPIQTTRDLPGFWAGSWKDVRADMRGRYPRHPWPEDPADALPTTRVKPRGT; from the coding sequence ATGACCCATAAGACGCCTTCATTGCCGGAGCTTCCTGTCTCGCATGTGCTTGCCGATATCGGCATCGCGCTCGCCGACCATCGACGCGCCGTGCTTTCCGCGCCGCCCGGCGCCGGCAAGACGACGCTGGTGCCGCTTTATCTATTGGAGCAGGCGTGGCGCGGCGACGGCCGGATCATTGTTCTGGAACCGCGACGGCTGGCGGCGCGGGCGGCAGCGGCTCGCATGGCCTCGCTGCTGAACGAACAGGTCGGCGATAGGGTCGGCTACCGCATGCGCCTCGACAACCGTATCTCCTCCCGAACCCGCATCGAGGTGGTGACGGAGGGCGTGTTCGCCCGGATGATCCTCGACGACCCCGAATTGTCAGGCATCTCCACCGTCATCTTCGATGAATTCCACGAGCGCTCGCTGGATGCCGATTTCGGCCTGGCGCTGGCGCTCGACGTGCAGTCGGCGCTGCGCGACGATCTGCGCATCCTCGTCATGTCGGCGACACTGGACGTGGAGCGTGTCGCAGCACTGCTCGACCATCCGCCCGTGATCGAAAGCATGGGCCGCAGCTTTCCGATCGACATCCGCCATCAGGATCGGCCGGCTGGCGAGCGGATCGAGGATACGGTGACGCGGGCGATCCTCGATGCGCATGCCAGCGAACAGGGCTCCATCCTCGCTTTCCTGCCGGGGCAGGCGGAAATCACCCGGACGGCGGAACGGCTCGAGGGCCGGTTCGGGCCGGAGACGATGATCGCGCCGCTTTACGGCAATCTTAGCCAGAAGGAACAGGACGCAGCGATCCGGCCGGCACCGCAGGGCACCTGCAAGATCGTTCTTGCCACATCGATAGCCGAGACCTCCATCACCATCGACGGCGTACGTATCGTCATCGACAGCGGCCTGCAGCGATTGCCGGTCTTCGAGGCTTCGACCGGCATCACGCGGCTCGAGACGGTGCGCGTATCGCGCGCCTCGGCCGATCAGCGCGCCGGCCGCGCCGGGCGAACCGAGCCGGGCATCGCCATCCGCCTGTGGCATCCGGGCCAGACGGCGGCTCTGCCTGCCTTTACGCCGCCGCAGATCCTTTCCAGCGATCTTTCAGGCCTTGCGCTCGATCTGGCTCATTGGGGCGTGCAGGATCCGGCGACGCTTGCCTTCGTCGACCAGCCGCCGGCGATAACGCTTGCCGAGGCGCGGACCTTGCTGCGGCAGCTGGGAGCGCTCGACGCCGAAAACGGGCTGACGGCGTGTGGCCGGCTGATGCGCGAACTGGCCCTGCCGCCGCGGCTGGCGGCCATGGTGATTTCGGCCGCCGAATTCGGCCAGGCGCGCGAGGCGGCGTTGCTCTCCGTGCTGCTGACGGAACAGGGCCTCGGCGGACAAAGCATCGACCTGGAAGACCGGCTGCGGCGCTTCAAGACGGAGAGAGGCGAACGGGCGGAGGCCTCGCGCCGCCTGGCCGGACGCCTCGCCCAGGCTGCCGGCGGCAATACCGGCGCGGCTTCCACTCTCCCGCTCGCCGGTGCGCTGCTCCTGCATGCCTTCCCCGATCGGATCGCCCTGCAGCGCGGCGGGCGGGGACGCTTCGTCATGGCGAACGGGCGCGGCGCGGAGCTGCCGGAAACCGAACGCCTTGCCGGTTCGCAGATGCTTGTCATTGCCGACCTGACCGGCCGCGCCGCGCAGGCGCGCATTCTCGCCGCGGCCGAGATTTCCCGCGCCGAGGTGGAAGAGCATCTGCCAGGCGAGATCCGCACCGAAGACCAGAGCTTTTTCGATAGAGCCAGCCGTCAGGTGCGGGCGCGGCGGGCGACGCGGCTTGGCGCCATCATCTTCGAGGAAACGCCCCTGCCGCGCCCCTCCGGCGAGCAGGCGGCCAGGGCGCTGGCCGAAGGTATTCGCGAGCTGGGGATCGGCGTCCTGCCTTTTTCCAAGGAAGCCGCGCAGCTGCGGGAAAGGATCGGCTTCCTGCACCGGACGATCGGCGAACCCTGGCCCGATGTCAGCGACGAGGCCCTGCTTGCGCGGCTGGATGACTGGTTCACGCCATTTCAGACGGAAGCGCGCGGCCTCTCAGACATCTCGGCCGGCGGGCTTTCCAATGGGCTGATGTCGCTGGTGCCGCATGAGCTGCAGCGCGATCTCGGCCGGATGGCGCCGACGCATTTTGAGGCGCCGACCGGCCAGCGCCATCCCATACAATATGACGGCGAGGAACCGCTCTTGACCATTCGCGTCCAGGAGCTGTTCGGATTGAAGCAGCATCCGGCGATCGGCGGCGGCCGGTTGCCTCTGGTGCTGGAACTGACATCGCCGGCGCACCGGCCGATTCAGACGACGCGCGACCTGCCCGGCTTCTGGGCGGGATCCTGGAAGGATGTGCGCGCCGACATGCGCGGGCGCTACCCGAGGCATCCCTGGCCGGAAGATCCGGCCGATGCCCTGCCGACCACACGCGTCAAGCCACGGGGGACCTGA
- a CDS encoding hydrolase, translated as MAELPLITPHDCALLLIDQQAGLAFGVESIARQTLLGNVVALAKTAKLFELPIIASTSASIVYSGPVMPAIQAVIGDIKAVERRNMNLWEDETARAAVVATGRKRLLVSGLLTEACVSFPVLSAIEEGYDVSVVADACGGLTPDSHFLALRRMEAAGATMTSWIQVLLELQRDWTRHETYAGARGIVEAHAGGYGIGLSYARDMIHPPQP; from the coding sequence ATGGCTGAGTTGCCCTTGATTACGCCGCACGATTGCGCACTTCTTCTGATCGACCAGCAGGCCGGTCTGGCCTTCGGGGTCGAATCCATCGCTCGTCAAACACTCCTCGGAAACGTCGTGGCGCTTGCAAAGACAGCCAAGCTGTTCGAACTGCCGATCATCGCCTCCACATCCGCCTCGATTGTTTATAGCGGACCCGTTATGCCGGCGATCCAGGCTGTGATCGGCGACATAAAGGCGGTCGAGCGCCGGAACATGAATCTTTGGGAGGACGAGACGGCGCGTGCGGCCGTTGTCGCAACCGGCCGTAAGCGCCTCCTTGTTTCAGGCCTCCTGACCGAGGCGTGCGTATCGTTTCCGGTCCTATCTGCCATTGAGGAGGGTTACGACGTCTCTGTCGTTGCCGACGCCTGTGGGGGTTTGACCCCTGACAGTCATTTTCTTGCCTTACGGCGAATGGAGGCGGCAGGGGCGACGATGACATCGTGGATTCAAGTTCTCCTTGAACTTCAAAGAGACTGGACAAGGCACGAAACCTATGCCGGAGCCAGAGGGATTGTTGAAGCCCACGCTGGTGGCTATGGCATCGGACTTTCATACGCGCGCGATATGATCCATCCTCCGCAGCCTTGA